A DNA window from Phragmites australis chromosome 11, lpPhrAust1.1, whole genome shotgun sequence contains the following coding sequences:
- the LOC133884139 gene encoding putrescine hydroxycinnamoyltransferase-like: protein MEVKVVRSKLVRPSYSEGAPRPDTTEHVPSSVFDKVTYQIQMAIIYAFSPPGPSTADIERGLAAVLGVYRPFAGQAHPGPDGAPGVLLNDHGARLIEASVDAHLADIAPAKPSPVVLQLHPGLEDEIEEVAQVHWMSIVPSKLFQMENNSIN from the coding sequence atggaggtgaaggtggtgaGGTCCAAGCTCGTGAGGCCGTCCTACTCGGAGGGGGCCCCGCGGCCGGACACCACCGAGCACGTTCCCTCGTCGGTGTTCGACAAGGTCACGTACCAGATACAGATGGCCATCATCTACGCCTTCTCGCCGCCGGGACCCTCCACCGCTGATATCGAGCGCGGCCTTGCTGCGGTGCTGGGCGTGTATCGGCCATTCGCTGGCCAGGCCCACCCGGGCCCGGACGGCGCGCCCGGCGTGCTGCTCAACGACCACGGGGCGCGGCTCATCGAGGCGTCCGTGGACGCGCACCTCGCCGACATCGCGCCGGCGAAGCCGTCACCCGTCGTGCTGCAGCTGCACCCGGGCCTCGAGGACGAGATCGAGGAGGTGGCGCAGGTGCATTGGATGTCCATTGTGCCATCGAAGCTTTTTCAGATGGAAAATAATTCCATTAACTAA